A DNA window from Strix aluco isolate bStrAlu1 chromosome 6, bStrAlu1.hap1, whole genome shotgun sequence contains the following coding sequences:
- the NEMP2 gene encoding nuclear envelope integral membrane protein 2 isoform X2: MSLARPPRRWQRPPPRPRSVLGPGPVLGLLLLALAGAAGGSGEAPSAGRNCSFLQEMDVIQKQDENCYCYVQNRTIHLQYLWSTLQKPETSTETFISIKQYGEDICFRIQPFKTELYTVSVKREMLDGKLLFLFVAGIFLFHFANSLSRSTKFFYLSGMILGVLALLVFVLLTLKRFIPRHSTFWILMSGCWMCSLYFIYCFKENMQWLWLEHRNYVLGYLLAVGVTSFATCYQHGPLTTELSITLFAWMLQLTAFVLMYCGVTIPQVAYAVIAASLCSKGLCYPLGAACHIGRKMKNHFKSKKLVFKYLTEEEYREQGETETIRALEELRSFCRNPDFPSWLAVSKLQSPHRFAGFVLGCPHVSPAETKAHDEEYGIGSFFLEEQLFETRAESEQDDPASSIHEGDEEDEDEMHTQISFPYATELL, encoded by the exons ATGAGTCTGGCGCGGCCACCCCGCCGCTGGcagcggcccccgccccggccccggtcgGTGCTGGGGCCTGggccggtgctggggctgctcctcctggcgctggccggggcggcggggggcagcggggaggcgcCGTCAGCAG GTAGAAACTGTAGCTTTTTGCAGGAAATGGATGTCATCCAGAAACAGGATGAAAACTGTTATTGCTATGTGCAAAACAGAACCATTCACTTGCAGTACCTTTGGTCGACTCTTCAG AAACCAGAGACATCTACAGAAACTTTCATAAGCATAAAACAATATGGAGAGGATATTTGTTTCAGAATACAGCCCTTCAAAACTGAACTGTACACCGTGAGTGTGAAACGAGAAA TGCTAGATGGAAAGCTCTTGTTTTTGTTTGTAGCTGGaatttttctgttccattttgcaAACAGCCTGAGCAG GAGTACCAAGTTCTTTTACCTTTCTGGAATGATACTGGGTGTTCTTGCTCTGCTAGTCTTTGTCCTGTTGACACTTAAAAGGTTTATTCCAAGG caCAGTACCTTCTGGATCTTAATGAGTGGCTGCTGGATGTGCTCGCTCTATTTTATTTACTGCTTCAAAGAGAACATGCAGTGGTTGTGGCTGGAACACAGAAACTACGTATTGG GGTATCTTCTGGCTGTTGGAGTTACCAGCTTTGCCACTTGCTATCAGCATGGACCGCTTACCACTGAACTGAGCATAACCTTATTCGCATGGATGCTACAATTAACAGCCTTTGTCTTGATGTATTGTGGTGTCACCATACCTCAAGTTGCGTATGCAGTAATAGCAGCCAGCCTCTGCTCAAAAGGCCTGTGTTACCCCCTCGGTGCTGCTTGTCACATAGGCAG AAAAATGAAGAATCACTTTAAATCAAAGAAGTTAGTGTTTAAATACCTTACTGAAGAGGAGTATCGAGAACAAGGTGAAACAGAAACTATCAGAGCCCTGGAGGAGCTGCGCTCATTCTGCAGGAACCCTGATTTCCCATCGTGGTTAGCTGTATCCAAACTCCAGTCCCCACATAG GTTTGCAGGTTTTGTTCTGGGATGTCCCCATGTTTCACCTGCAGAAACAAAGGCGCATGATGAGGAATACGGCATTGGGAGCTTCTTCCTGGAAGAGCAGCTCTTTGAGACAAGGGCAGAATCTGAGCAAGATGATCCAGCCAGCTCCATCCATGAAGGAGATGAGGAGGATGAAGATGAAATGCATACACAAATTTCATTTCCATATGCTACTGAGTTGCTCTGA
- the NEMP2 gene encoding nuclear envelope integral membrane protein 2 isoform X1, translating into MSLARPPRRWQRPPPRPRSVLGPGPVLGLLLLALAGAAGGSGEAPSAGRNCSFLQEMDVIQKQDENCYCYVQNRTIHLQYLWSTLQVKVNSREKFRFEPISEKSNCRNSETVFEFAACAVQIFQKPETSTETFISIKQYGEDICFRIQPFKTELYTVSVKREMLDGKLLFLFVAGIFLFHFANSLSRSTKFFYLSGMILGVLALLVFVLLTLKRFIPRHSTFWILMSGCWMCSLYFIYCFKENMQWLWLEHRNYVLGYLLAVGVTSFATCYQHGPLTTELSITLFAWMLQLTAFVLMYCGVTIPQVAYAVIAASLCSKGLCYPLGAACHIGRKMKNHFKSKKLVFKYLTEEEYREQGETETIRALEELRSFCRNPDFPSWLAVSKLQSPHRSLCCSFLQSSASPFLTAADDLGGFPSPNVFLLLLSISPSP; encoded by the exons ATGAGTCTGGCGCGGCCACCCCGCCGCTGGcagcggcccccgccccggccccggtcgGTGCTGGGGCCTGggccggtgctggggctgctcctcctggcgctggccggggcggcggggggcagcggggaggcgcCGTCAGCAG GTAGAAACTGTAGCTTTTTGCAGGAAATGGATGTCATCCAGAAACAGGATGAAAACTGTTATTGCTATGTGCAAAACAGAACCATTCACTTGCAGTACCTTTGGTCGACTCTTCAG GTAAAAGTTAACAGCAGAGAAAAGTTCAGGTTTGAGCctatttcagaaaaaagcaaCTGTCGAAATTCAGAAACTGTCTTTGAGTTTGCTGCATGTGCTGTTCAAATCTTCCAGAAACCAGAGACATCTACAGAAACTTTCATAAGCATAAAACAATATGGAGAGGATATTTGTTTCAGAATACAGCCCTTCAAAACTGAACTGTACACCGTGAGTGTGAAACGAGAAA TGCTAGATGGAAAGCTCTTGTTTTTGTTTGTAGCTGGaatttttctgttccattttgcaAACAGCCTGAGCAG GAGTACCAAGTTCTTTTACCTTTCTGGAATGATACTGGGTGTTCTTGCTCTGCTAGTCTTTGTCCTGTTGACACTTAAAAGGTTTATTCCAAGG caCAGTACCTTCTGGATCTTAATGAGTGGCTGCTGGATGTGCTCGCTCTATTTTATTTACTGCTTCAAAGAGAACATGCAGTGGTTGTGGCTGGAACACAGAAACTACGTATTGG GGTATCTTCTGGCTGTTGGAGTTACCAGCTTTGCCACTTGCTATCAGCATGGACCGCTTACCACTGAACTGAGCATAACCTTATTCGCATGGATGCTACAATTAACAGCCTTTGTCTTGATGTATTGTGGTGTCACCATACCTCAAGTTGCGTATGCAGTAATAGCAGCCAGCCTCTGCTCAAAAGGCCTGTGTTACCCCCTCGGTGCTGCTTGTCACATAGGCAG AAAAATGAAGAATCACTTTAAATCAAAGAAGTTAGTGTTTAAATACCTTACTGAAGAGGAGTATCGAGAACAAGGTGAAACAGAAACTATCAGAGCCCTGGAGGAGCTGCGCTCATTCTGCAGGAACCCTGATTTCCCATCGTGGTTAGCTGTATCCAAACTCCAGTCCCCACATAG GTCCCTCTGCTGCAGCTTTCTCCAGTCCTCTGCTTCTCCATTTCTGACAGCTGCAGATGATTTAGGAGGATTTCCATCCCCAAATGTATTTTTACTATTGCTTTCAATTTCACCGTCACCTTAG
- the NEMP2 gene encoding nuclear envelope integral membrane protein 2 isoform X3, translated as MSLARPPRRWQRPPPRPRSVLGPGPVLGLLLLALAGAAGGSGEAPSAGRNCSFLQEMDVIQKQDENCYCYVQNRTIHLQYLWSTLQVKVNSREKFRFEPISEKSNCRNSETVFEFAACAVQIFQKPETSTETFISIKQYGEDICFRIQPFKTELYTVSVKREMLDGKLLFLFVAGIFLFHFANSLSRSTKFFYLSGMILGVLALLVFVLLTLKRFIPRHSTFWILMSGCWMCSLYFIYCFKENMQWLWLEHRNYVLGYLLAVGVTSFATCYQHGPLTTELSITLFAWMLQLTAFVLMYCGVTIPQVAYAVIAASLCSKGLCYPLGAACHIGRKMKNHFKSKKLVFKYLTEEEYREQGETETIRALEELRSFCRNPDFPSWLAVSKLQSPHRFAGFVLGCPHVSPAETKAHDEEYGIGSFFLEEQLFETRAESEQDDPASSIHEGDEEDEDEMHTQISFPYATELL; from the exons ATGAGTCTGGCGCGGCCACCCCGCCGCTGGcagcggcccccgccccggccccggtcgGTGCTGGGGCCTGggccggtgctggggctgctcctcctggcgctggccggggcggcggggggcagcggggaggcgcCGTCAGCAG GTAGAAACTGTAGCTTTTTGCAGGAAATGGATGTCATCCAGAAACAGGATGAAAACTGTTATTGCTATGTGCAAAACAGAACCATTCACTTGCAGTACCTTTGGTCGACTCTTCAG GTAAAAGTTAACAGCAGAGAAAAGTTCAGGTTTGAGCctatttcagaaaaaagcaaCTGTCGAAATTCAGAAACTGTCTTTGAGTTTGCTGCATGTGCTGTTCAAATCTTCCAGAAACCAGAGACATCTACAGAAACTTTCATAAGCATAAAACAATATGGAGAGGATATTTGTTTCAGAATACAGCCCTTCAAAACTGAACTGTACACCGTGAGTGTGAAACGAGAAA TGCTAGATGGAAAGCTCTTGTTTTTGTTTGTAGCTGGaatttttctgttccattttgcaAACAGCCTGAGCAG GAGTACCAAGTTCTTTTACCTTTCTGGAATGATACTGGGTGTTCTTGCTCTGCTAGTCTTTGTCCTGTTGACACTTAAAAGGTTTATTCCAAGG caCAGTACCTTCTGGATCTTAATGAGTGGCTGCTGGATGTGCTCGCTCTATTTTATTTACTGCTTCAAAGAGAACATGCAGTGGTTGTGGCTGGAACACAGAAACTACGTATTGG GGTATCTTCTGGCTGTTGGAGTTACCAGCTTTGCCACTTGCTATCAGCATGGACCGCTTACCACTGAACTGAGCATAACCTTATTCGCATGGATGCTACAATTAACAGCCTTTGTCTTGATGTATTGTGGTGTCACCATACCTCAAGTTGCGTATGCAGTAATAGCAGCCAGCCTCTGCTCAAAAGGCCTGTGTTACCCCCTCGGTGCTGCTTGTCACATAGGCAG AAAAATGAAGAATCACTTTAAATCAAAGAAGTTAGTGTTTAAATACCTTACTGAAGAGGAGTATCGAGAACAAGGTGAAACAGAAACTATCAGAGCCCTGGAGGAGCTGCGCTCATTCTGCAGGAACCCTGATTTCCCATCGTGGTTAGCTGTATCCAAACTCCAGTCCCCACATAG GTTTGCAGGTTTTGTTCTGGGATGTCCCCATGTTTCACCTGCAGAAACAAAGGCGCATGATGAGGAATACGGCATTGGGAGCTTCTTCCTGGAAGAGCAGCTCTTTGAGACAAGGGCAGAATCTGAGCAAGATGATCCAGCCAGCTCCATCCATGAAGGAGATGAGGAGGATGAAGATGAAATGCATACACAAATTTCATTTCCATATGCTACTGAGTTGCTCTGA